The following are encoded in a window of Acropora muricata isolate sample 2 chromosome 6, ASM3666990v1, whole genome shotgun sequence genomic DNA:
- the LOC136920415 gene encoding nose resistant to fluoxetine protein 6-like gives MDCTVPPGAITSVNGVRVLSMWWVILGHTFAGIAQLVNDPLFALNILHRFTFDTVSSAFFSVDSFFVLSGLLVSYLSFRRMEKNDGRLPLFKFYFHRFWRLTPSYMFTILFYSNLYAFLGEGPMWFPNQNSTLCEKYWWTNLLYINNFYPTSLDDECLGWSWYLANDMQFYIISPLILFLVYRFKWKGLLVSVGGLLGISFIVTAVVIDHYDLSVVLFGMGGAVKKADPKDKFSDLLYTKPYCRIAPYLVGMVLGYLIHIEKSATRQSPLNRIPRQIVCLVGWFVATALGVTVVYGIYTTTKEGGKPFNKAENIAYGTFSRFAWGLALAWVIYACNKGYGSLVNKFLSASYWIPLSRLTYSAYLLHLLVLGTYFGSFQHTTEYTDTLFAFYYVSVIAMSYAAAFVLAVCVELPMMQLESVLFFKK, from the exons ATGGATTGCACAGTTCCACCTGGTGCTATCACCTCTGTCAATGGAGTGCGTGTTCTGAGCATGTGGTGGGTTATATTGGGACACACATTTGCTGGTATCGCGCAGCTCGTGA ATGATCCGCTTTTCGCGCTTAACATCCTTCACAGGTTTACGTTTGACACTGTGTCAAGTGCCTTCTTCTCTGTTGACAGTTTTTTCGTGTTGAG TGGTTTACTTGTATCTTACCTTTCGTTTCGACGCATGGAGAAGAATGATGGGCGACTTCCGCTGTTCAAGTTCTACTTCCATCGATTCTGGAG GTTGACTCCAAGTTACATGTTTACCATCTTATTTTACTCCAATTTGTATGCATTCCTTGGTGAGGGTCCTATGTGGTTCCCCAACCAGAATAGTACGCTGTGTGAAAAGTATTGGTGGACAAATCTGCTGTATATCAATAATTTTTATCCAACGTCGTTGGATGATGAG TGTCTGGGCTGGTCCTGGTATCTCGCGAATGACATGCAATTTTATATCATCAGCCCTTTGATTCTCTTCCTAGTCTATAG ATTCAAGTGGAAAGGATTGCTTGTCAGCGTTGGAGGACTTCTCGGAATTTCTTTTATTGTCACAGCCGTTGTAATTGATCATTATGACCTAAGTGTTGTGCTGTTCGGTATGGGTGG tGCGGTCAAAAAGGCTGATCCTAAAGACAAATTTTCTGATTTGTTGTATACTAAGCCATACTGTCGTATCGCACCTTATCTGGTTGGAATGGTCCTTGGCTATCTGATCCACATTGAAAAATCAGCAACTCGCCAAAGCCCATTG aATAGAATACCAAGACAAATAGTTTGCCTTGTCGGCTGGTTTGTCGCAACTGCTCTTGGCGTCACAGTTGTGTATGGAATTTATACTACTACCAAAGAAGGAGGCAAACCGTTCAATAAAGCCGAAAACATTGCCTACGGCACGTTCAGTCGGTTTGCATGGGGTTTGGCGCTGGCTTGGGTCATATATGCCTGCAACAAGGGCTATGGAA GTCTTGTGAACAAGTTCTTATCCGCGTCCTATTGGATTCCACTGAGCCGTTTAACTTACAGCGCATATTTACTACACCTTTTGGTTCTGggaacttactttggctcaTTCCAACACACAACAGAATACACTGACACGCTATTT GCTTTCTACTACGTGTCGGTGATAGCCATGTCCTACGCTGCGGCCTTCGTATTGGCTGTTTGTGTAGAGTTACCCATGATGCAGTTAGAAAGCGTTCTGttctttaaaaaataa